Genomic segment of Xenopus laevis strain J_2021 chromosome 4S, Xenopus_laevis_v10.1, whole genome shotgun sequence:
AACATGTTTCTGAAGGGTTTAtcccaacattaaggggccgatgcatcaagggtcgaatagcgagggttaattaaccctcgatattcgactggggaatgaaaatccttcgacttcgaatatcgaagtcgaaggattttgcgcaaaaagtatataggaataatccatcgatcgaacgattaaatcctttgaatcgagcgattcgaaggattttaatccaacgatcgaaggattatccttcgaccaaaaaaatttagccaagcctatggggaccttccccataggctaacattgggttcggtagcttttaggtggcgaactaggggagtcaaagttttttcttaaagagacagtacttcgaatggtcgaacaatttttagttcgaatccttcgattcaaagtcgtagtcgaaggtcgaagtagcccattcgatggtcgaagtagcccaaaaaacttcgaatccttcacttgagcttggtgaattggcccctaactgtTTCCCTTTCTTGAGCTTTTTTGATTATCTTGATTTCTGTATtactgcccatccaacttaagtAAAAAGTCCAGCATCTGCAAAAACATATAATGTAATTTTGTTGGCCTCAAAGGACAATCTAAACAGCTGTTTCCTAGCAATGTTCGTTATTAATGTAGTTCTGtataaaattaatgtgaacaaaagATATGTAAAGATTAAAACAGTTATTCCAAGATTTTTTGCCAATATGATCTTTGTCACTTGCTCTTTTCATATCAGTAggtgtttatttaattattattattttaacttttgCTATTGGCTACTAATATTTCATACTTTTAAGAATGGTTTCACaagaaaacatgcaaaaaattGCTTGTTTGGCACGTTCATCTGTTTTGGCTAGCAAAGTTTATGCCAAATTAGGATGATCAGATCATTTGCCCATGCGGCCAACAATCAGATGATATTGGGGACccacagctagtgatgggtgaatttatttggcaggtgcaaattcgctgcgaattaccgcgatttgccgccggcgaataaatttgtgaatctgaCGCTAAAAATTTGCTTGCTAAAATTCACTgtggtccaaaaaaaatggacgctgcatcgttttgcaaatttttcacattttttggcgaatcgaaatgggtcaaattcgcccaacactacccACAGCGACTCTTGGGAAATGACAGGGTCTATAATCCAATGTTTCCCTTGCTGACGGGATGTTGCAAAACCCATACAAATGATTTAATGCACCCCAAGAAAGACAGGAGCTCCTCTCTAGACTGGGAGGGCATCATATCATGTTAAATGACAGAGATAACAAAATCCTACTTACCTGTTTTAGGTGTGCATATCCTACAGCAATTTTCATCATCATATGTAAGAGTACTCTGGAACAAACaagatagattaaaaaaaaataaaaataattatttttacaagTAGAAAATGCATGACATTAATTTACAACATCACATGACATTAATTTCAACATACCATGTCACATATGGAGACATCCAGTGGTTGACAAACCTTCTCTACCCTGGTGAGGACAGCAACACCATTTTCTTCTCGGCACTCATAATAGGCACAAGTGTTATTTGGTATGCGAAATATTTCTCCAATCTATTAAGAGAAGATAAATATATGAAGATAGTCAAACATTTTGTGCAGAAAactaacaaaaattaaaaaatgtttaaaatgtagcCAAGAgtacatatgtaataaatggctttCTGCAGCAGTTAAGATATGTACAGTATTGATGCAACTACAGCTGCTCTACATTGGCTTCACATCTTGAGTGGGTCTCAcacctggggggttatttatcaaaggtcaaatttttaagTTATGTGAATGTGaggtaatttatgaaaaaaacttgacccTCTAATATTTGTTCGAATAGGaatgacctgaaaattcgaaCTGAATACAAATcgaattttcctctgaaaaaaatacttaaatgtccggaaggcaattaacatcttcaaatggttcaatggacccctgctattgacttctacatggacttggcaggttttaggtggtgaataatcaaattagaactgtttccagggttgagatgTGATCAATCTCACAtaacatttaaattcaaattcaagctggtggttttaaattcaaatttgtgagttttgaccaaaaaaaattagagattttgaatttactattcgaaccgtagtaaatctgccccctgaacTTCTACCTAACCTGCTTCCATCTGCTCACAACTTGCTGCCCATTAGAATCCTGGTGAAAACAAGGGAGGATGGAAATGGAAGGATGGAAAAACGGAAGGACTGACTATGCATTTAAGATATCAAGAAGTATGATAAATTGAGCCAGTACCCTGATATGCACAATTGTACTACAGTAATATCTATGCATAAGATTTCTGACAATTTTGTTGCCAGGATGATGCAGAAAGCCATTTAATGAAGCTAGGTTCAAGAGCTTTGTACCTCTTCTAACTTCTTTAAAATAGCTAAAGAAAAGTAATTCATAACTGGAAGTCACTTGTCTAGCGATTACCTCTAGATCTATTACTGTGtttcctgtgtatcctgtgcctccAGAGCCTCCTGTGCCTGTAGTGCTTCCTGTGCCTCCAGTGTTTCCTGTGTTTGCTGTATCTCCTGAGCCTCCTGAGCTTCCTGTGCCTCCAGTGTCTCCAGTGTTCCCTGTGCCTCCAATGTTTCCTGTGTCTCCTgagcctcctgtgcctcctgtgACTCCTGAGGCTCCTGAGTTTCCTGTGACTCCTGATCCTCCTGAGCCTCCTGTGCTTCCAGTTGCTCCTATGCCACCAGTGTTTCCTGTGTCTCCTGAGCCTCCTGAATTTCCTGTGACTCCTGAGTCTCCTGAGTTTCCTGTGACTCCTGAGCCTCCTGTTTCTCCTGAGCCTCCTGTGTTGTCTCCTATGCCTCCAGTGTTTCCTGAATTCCCTGAGCCTCCTGTGACTCCAGAGCCTCCAGAATTTCCTGTGACTCCTGAGTCTCCTGAGTTTCCTGTGACTCCCGAGCCTCCTGAGCCTCCTGTGTTGTCTCCTATGCCTCCAGTGTTTCCTGAATTCCCTGAGCCTCCTGTGACTCCAGAGCCTCCAGAATTTCCCGTGACTCCTGAGCCTCCTGAGTTTCCTGTGACTCCAGAGCCTCCTGTTTCTCCAGGGCCTCCTGTGCTTCCAGTGTCTCTTATGCCTCCAGTGTCTCCTATGCCTCCAGTGTTTCCTGCATAACCTGAGCCTCCTGTGATTCCTGAGCCCCCTGCGTTTCCTGTGACTCCTGAGCCTCCTGCGTTTCCTGTGACTCCTGAGCCTCCTGCGTTTCCTGTGACTCCTGAGCCTCCCAAGTTTCCTGTGACTCCTGAGCCTCCCAAGTTTCCTGCATTACTTGTGCCTCCTGTGACTCCCGAGCCTCCTGTGTTTCCTGCATCCCCTGTGCTTCCTGATCCTCCTGTGTTTCCTGTGCCTCCTGTGTTACCTGTATttgtacttgcatcaaaatttcCCATCATGGTACATTTTAACTTGATAGGCACACACTCTCCACAGCACTGGcctgttttcattttgtattcataaccctaatgtaaaaaaacaagaatacgTTTTTgcctaatttatattttatttgaaaatattgaaaCTGATAAAGCAATATTGCAAATCAAGATTTCTTCACTTGAGGCTTTGATAATAAATCTAGATCAAATGTAGCAGGAAgaactaaattaaaaaacatttgcataacaataacaataattgcaAGCTAAGCCAAtaatacctttaaaaaatatttagctgtGGTTGGAAGAAAAAATAACTGTACAGTAATAATTATCCCACCTTTCATTATTTTCACTAGACTACAAGGGTAAAAACAGCTCTCAGAACAGTACTTTAATgggattatataaaaatatatatatttgggttaTATGAAATCAATTTATTTCTTGCATGGGGAAAGTTTATTTCATTAGAGATATTCCACATCCAGAATTCCTTTCCAGATTTGTTGTGGAACTTTGATTTGTTTTCTGTCATATCTTTAAACAATTTAAagtaatttgacttttttcagaATATGCTATTTGTGTGGATttagtttatattttaatgttacatAAGGTTCAGACATGACATGGTAATCTGCCTGAAGTATTTGGTATGCATAATTCATCATGTATCCGAATGATTACAGTTTCTGTTGTTTATGTTTAATGatgaataaagtaaaaaaaactgtgagaAATAGAAATTTTGCAAATGAGGCTAATCCTTGTTTGTCTAGggataatatagaaaaaaacctaCTTTACTGCAAGTCGTGTCACACACAACTGGTTGGCACTTTATTATGTAGAACTGTGATCTTGTGTCCATTTCTTCAGAGCATTTACATGTCTGACATGAATCAGCAGGTTGTGTGATATTTGATCCGACCTACAAAAACAAGGTATATAAATTCCCAGTGCAAGTGGCTTTTAATCATATACTGTAGTATATTCtagaatacaatataaaatatattcttccAAATGAAAATGCTGGGCAACTTTCACCATgggtagttacctatagcaaccaatcagtaattaaaaaaaaagtaatttaaaaccagctgcaagtagaacatgAATGCagctatttgattggttgccatgggttactgcccatggacaaatttgcccagtgttgataaatgactcccattgtgttttttttctagtaataccattcattttacacatacaggggccgattcactaagggtcgaatatcgagggttaattaaccctcgatattcgactaggaattaaaatccttggacttcgaatatcgaagtcgaaggatttagcgcagatagttcgatcgaacgatctaaggataattccttcgaccgaacgataaaatccttcgaatcgaacgaatatccttagattaaaaaaagttagccaagcctatggggaccttccattgacattgacttcggtagcttttagatggcgagctagggggtcgaagtttttttttaaagagacagtacttcgactatcgaatggtcgaatagtcgaccgatttttacttcgaattctccgattcgaagttgtagtcgtagtcgaaggtcgaagtagcccattcgatggtcgaagtagcccattcgatggtcgaagtagcccaaaaaaaacttcaaagttttttaccttcgaatccttcactcgaagttagtgaaccGGCCCCACAGTGTCTACTGTTAGTTTATACAAAATTGATTTCTCAGTTAAAACATTAATATAGACTTTGCTGTTAGTGAAACTCTCACTGGTGATGAGCAAACTCATTTTTACTGAGTTTAGCCtcaaaaatgaagtctatagacTGCAATGGCtgaataaaattgtcatgtaacaaaaAGAAATTGACGGGCCGCatggcataagaaaaaaaaaattgacatatataagggcaaatttactaaatttcGAAGCGAAGCGActaaattcgccagagtgacatAGTTTTgggacttcactgatttactatgGGTCCCTGCGtaattcactagtgaaggagatagactctagcgctacttcgcactctaatggcaGGAAAATGTTCGCCCTGGCGAATGGAcgcaactacgctaattcactaagatgcagattttcctgattttcttgctccagagtttacttcgccaactcagaccaggcaaatgcaatagaatagataggagttcgttcaaaaatagttgacattttttctaagtcccaaaaaacgctggcgtcttttactttttacagggtgataggctgaaaaagttcggtaattttttttagggtaccctccttttcccctacatttcctaacatatggcacataaactatacaatgggtacatgtgcagggcattataacatctctgttttattttattaaggttccttggccttgtgtagtgtaatgtatttgctgctacatatacgtccattgtactttaactgcacgccgtatgctaagtcgccatcactagcgtaacttcaaactgcttatcgtattatcactagcgcaacttcactagcTTTCGAACCCTGgtcgcaactttggattttcatGAATAAGCGTTGTTCTGGTGAacctacgcctggtgaagtgttgcgatgtgagtgaagccgtcgctggcacaatttcggaggtaagtacaTTTGCCCATTGAAAAATGGGCCAGCTTCCCCCATTACTAAATTTGTCACTAATCTCGATCAGTCAGTTCATGTAACCTCAAATTTTAGGAATAAGCAGCGGTTGTCCAATTGTCAGTGTAACATTTGCTGTACAATGTAGAAACCCAGCCACAAACCATTTACATTTCAATCTTATATTTCAACAGATTTTACCTGGTATGTTTCAGTTCCATACACACAGACTGCATCAGGCACtgttgatttaaaaaacaaaaaaactgattaCCAAATGTAAAAGTATTTCTGGTTTCATAAGTTATAGAGATGACTTCCAGACCCAACAGTTAATAAGCTCATACCAGTTCAGAACATAATTGTTTCTGTTTTCAATGAGCCTATTCAGTGAGCAAATcatgaaaaacaaaaactcatCAAAATTAgggctatatatatctatctatatatatatatttatttattgtttattttttttaacagtgggCAACATCAGTCCAATAACCAACAAATGATTTTGCTGTATTTTGAACAAAacttttggggcacatttatcaatgctaTCTTAATTTGTAGTTACATTGGGAATTATTTCTTCCAATTTGGCAAGTCGCACATAGAGTTTCATTATGTAACATTTTCGCAATGGTCTTTCTGAAATTGAAGTTCAAACTGAATGCAAAGTCATCTTTTTTGCTGAAAGCATTTAGTTTCATTCTGACAAATCagcacttttcttttttattttttcagcattcaaaatGAGCTCTCTCCTATGGCATATACAAAGGGAAAAGAAAGGCGAAATAAACAGAATACTCACATTATGTTCAATAACACTTACCGCATGTAACATTAGGACAAGAGTTAATAAGTGATTTCACAGCAGCCACGCGGAAGCCTATTGAACAGTTTGGCATGAAGCACTGACATTCGTGTGCTTTGGGGgggaagaattaaaaaaaaatgtgtttattatgcaGTCAAATATCTTGGTACTGCTTCAGTATTCTTTGTTATCCTTTTTATAAATCAGTAAAGGTTGAAAAGAAAAGACATCCTCCAAGTTCAACCAGTTTTCTTAACTTACTGATATTAACAAAGCAATATTTATCTACAAACAGGCACCCACAAAGGCTATTTGACCCTCCTTTCAGTCTTTGAATTCTCTTCAtctacttagggggttatttactaaactctgaatgcaaaaatcacgaaaaatcacaaatttttcagaatttatcaagccctgaggatggaaaattctgaatctgaaaatccggcatctcagacctgtctaggttgtatataagtcaatgggagaagtcccaatggttttttgatgtgctctggatttcgggcaataccccaaagttttcatgtgaaaattacgaaaaaaatcttgaaaatagtaaaaattggacaaaaaagtctaaaaaattcttgaaattcttgaaaatctgatttttttcccgcaaagcaaattttctggaaaatttaataataaataagcgtaaaaaacccgagcggattgagataaatttggactttgataaataacccccttagtgtcagtatctgttttaacataaattaaagtTGCCCAGAAACTATACTTATCttacatttatctttattcccaagAATATATGAGAACTCATTTCTCATATACTCATGTATTTTTGGACTGTGGAAGTTCAATGACCTATAGACATTAATTAATGTAGTTTCATTTAGTTTTATAAGAAATGAGAATTATATTCTATACAGTACAAACATAACTTTTGGAAAGTCCAAAATATCAAGCATGAATTAAacttaataaacataataataagtatatttagttttaagtatttttagttttatatattttaggataacatataaaaaatgtaatttagactGTTCAACTTATTCAACCCTTCAAAAACTTATTCTGCTCCCTAAATTGAGAGAAAAACCTTCCATCCATCTGTAGATAAAATCATGCTGGTATGCATACTGGAACAGCATATGGATCATATATGGTACATCTTGGAATCTGGCATCTTGTTTTATGCAATTGGCACAGTGGAAGTATATTTTGTATAGGCTATATAGGCTATTCCAGCATTTTCATTACTGCCCTTGGTATATCATACCTTATGGATTGTGTCAGTTAAGCTACACTGCTATATTTTTACCCCTCATTGCCAAGCTTGGAATTATTGTAGAAATGCTTCCTATTTTTAAAGCATGACAGCTTTACTTTGCACATTTCCCTACTTCACCCATTGGTGGTCAGTAAACTTCATATGTACGGGTGCAAGTAAGTCCATTGCACATTGATTTCTCTACTGTTACTCACAGCCACAAAGGCTCAGAAAGTCACGTACTGTATATTTGCAACTGCTGCATTTTCTTACTCAAGACAGGCAAAAGAGAGCATGTTTTATGTTTGTTTCCAAGATAATTACTGACTGGCCAGTTTGTGCCCCATTCTCGCTAAAAAAATAAGGTTCAGGCTGGGTGTCACACAACTAAACACATCAAAACTAGGTGAAAGTTACTTTTGAGTTTAGTAGATGAACGTTAACAGGTTTATTTTGGTATAGcatatttacatttgaaatatATACTCACGTGTACTCCTGGGTACTGAAATAGATGTAGAAGATAGAGGAGCTGATATTGTAGAAGATGCAAAGCTTGAGTGTGTGTCACTTGATCCAGGCGTAAATGACATAGAACTTGATTTGGAACTTGACACATCAGGTGGAGATGACACACtggtagacagaaatgttattgaaAAAGGAGTAGAGGATACTGAGCTTGATACTGTTGAGTGTGTGTCACTTGATCCAGGTGTAGATGATTCAAAACTTGATTTGGAGCTTGACACATCAGGTGGAGATGACACACTGGTAGACAGATTCTTTCTTGAATCAGTAGTAGAGGATACTGAGTTTGATACTGTTGAGCGTGTATCACTTGATCCAGGTGTAGATGACACAGAACTTGATTTGGTACTTGTTACATCAGGTTGAGATGACACACTGGTAGATAGATCTTTTCTTGAATCAGTTGTGGAGGATACTGAGCTTGATACTGTTGAGCGTGTGTCACTTGATCCAGGTGTAGATGATTCAAAACTTGATTTGGAGCTTGTCACATCTGGTGGGGGTGACACACTGGTAGAAATATCTTCTCTTGAATAAGGAGTAGATGATACTGAGCGTGATACTGTTGAGTGTGTGTCACTTGATCCAGGTGTAGATGATCCAAAACTTGATTTGGAACTTGTCACATCTGGTGGGGGTGACACACTGGTAGAAATATCTTCTCTTGAATAAGGAGTAGATGATACTGAGCTCGATACTGTTGAGTGTGTGTCACTTGATCCAGGTGTAGATGATTCAAAACTTGATTTGGAGCTTGTCACATCTGGTGGGGGTGACACACTGGTAGAAATATCTTCTCTTGAATAAGGAGTAGATGATACTGAGCTTGATACTGTTGAGTGTGTGTCACTTGATCCAGGTGTAGATGATTCAAAACTTGATTTGGAGCTTGTCACATCTGGTGGGGGTGACACACTGGTAGAAATATCTTCTCTTGAATAAGGAGTAGATGATACTGAGCTCGATACTGTTGAGTGTGTGTCACTTGATCCAGGTGTAGATGATTCAAAACTTGGTTTGGAGCTTGTCACATCTGTTGGGGGTGACACACTGGTAGAAATATCTTTTCTTGAATAAGGAGTAGATGATACTGAGCTTGATACTGTTGAGTGTGTGTCACTTGATCCAGGTGTAGATGATTCAAAACTTGATTTGGAACTTGTCACATCAGGTGGGGATGACACACTGGTAGAGAGATCTTTTCTTGATGTAGTGGATATGGAGCTTGAAATTAATACAGATGGTGTTGAAGATGTTAATTTTGTGGAATGTATGTCTCCTGATCCAGATGTAGATGATATAGTGGAAGATGTTAGACCTGTATCAGGTGTAGGGTAGCTTGAACCTATTCTAATATGTGGAGAAGGTGACACAGTTGAAGATGATTGTAGGTCTGATGGAACTGTTGATGATTTTGAGTCTGATGGCGAAGTGTGTGTTGTAGTAGGCATCCACATAAGACAAGTTGTAGTTGGCGTGGGACCTGCAGTTGTTGTAGATGATGTGCTGACGGTTGTAGTACAATCACCAACATATCTTTGTGCTTGACATGTATCATTACATAATGCATAATATTCACAGCCAGCCTTGTCCATAATCGTATAGAGACGTTCACCTATATCACAAGATTTCAAAGGCagttaaa
This window contains:
- the LOC108714925 gene encoding uncharacterized PE-PGRS family protein PE_PGRS46, which encodes MDTRSQFYIIKCQPVVCDTTCSKGYEYKMKTGQCCGECVPIKLKCTMMGNFDASTNTGNTGGTGNTGGSGSTGDAGNTGGSGVTGGTSNAGNLGGSGVTGNLGGSGVTGNAGGSGVTGNAGGSGVTGNAGGSGITGGSGYAGNTGGIGDTGGIRDTGSTGGPGETGGSGVTGNSGGSGVTGNSGGSGVTGGSGNSGNTGGIGDNTGGSGGSGVTGNSGDSGVTGNSGGSGVTGGSGNSGNTGGIGDNTGGSGETGGSGVTGNSGDSGVTGNSGGSGDTGNTGGIGATGSTGGSGGSGVTGNSGASGVTGGTGGSGDTGNIGGTGNTGDTGGTGSSGGSGDTANTGNTGGTGSTTGTGGSGGTGYTGNTVIDLEIGEIFRIPNNTCAYYECREENGVAVLTRVEKVCQPLDVSICDMSTLTYDDENCCRICTPKTELIVTPPPEVIEDCSVRKNVTVLEQDDCILEVELSYCGGPCMGSSMYSMVSNGFDQKCTCCKEMEFVTKNVDLLCENGRSQNYSYVDVLSCGCAGAVCTPQV